Part of the bacterium genome is shown below.
CACCCGGTCGCGCGACCACCGCGTGAACAGGCCTTCGACGATCGCCTCGATGCGGCGCTCGAATCGAAGCAAGACGCTCACGCCCCGACCTCCGCCGGCGGACCGGCGGACCGCGGACTCGCCGGCGACGATGACATCGACGCCGGCGTCCAGCGCGAAGCGTGCCCGCTGCCGTCGGCCAGACGCAGCTGACCGCAGGCCGCTTGGATCTCCGTGCCCCGCTCGATGCGCACGGTGATCGGGATGCCCGCGTCCCGCACCACGCGCGCGAAGGCGCGGATCCGCTCGACCGGCGGGCGCCGCAGCGAAATCCCGGGCACCGGATTGAGCGGGATCACGTTCACGTGGCAGAGCAGACCGCGCAGAAGGCGCCCGAGCTCGCGGGCCTGCGCATCGCCGTCGTTTACCCCGTCGATGAGGACGTATTCGAAGGTCAGCCGGCGGCCGGTCGCGGCGAGGTAGTCCCGGCATGCGGCGATAAGATGTGCGATCGGGTACCGCTCTGTGACCGGCACGAGCCGCCGGCGGAGCGCGTCGGTCGGCGCGTGCAGCGAGACCGCGAGCGTGATCTGCAGCCTCTCCGCCGCGAGCCGGCGGATCTGCGGCACGAGCCCGACGGTTGAGATCGTGAGGTGGCGCACGCCGATGCCGAGCCCCCACGGCGCGGTCATGATGCGCGCCGCGCGGACCGTCGCATCGTAGTTCGCGAGCGGTTCGCCCATCCCCATGAACACGACGTTGCTGAGCCGGCGGTCCGCGCGCGCGCGGATCGCGAGCGCCTGGCCGACGACCTCCGCCGCGGTCAGGTTGCGGGCGAAGCCGCCGAGCCCGGTGGCGCAGAATGCGCAGCCCATCGCGCAGCCCGCCTGGGTGCTGACGCACGCGCTTCGGCGGCCGTCGTCGAACCGCATCAGGACGCACTCCACCGTCTGGCCGTCTCCGCAGGCGGCCAGCAGTTTCGTCGCCGATCCGTCGGCCGCGCCCGTGGACCGTCGTACGGTCAGCGTCCCGATCCGGGCCGCCTCGGCGAGACGCGCCCGGAACGCGACGGGCAGATCCGTCATCTCCGAGATATCTTCCACGCCTCGGCCGTAGACCCACCGGGCGATCTGCCGCGCGCGGTAGGCCGGGCCCTCGAGGCGGCGGACGAGGTCGGCCAGTTCGGGCAGCAACAGGCCGCGCAGGTCCGCCGTGGCCCGGGTCACGACGCGCGCCTCAACGCCGCGACGAAGAACCCATCGGTACCGGCGTGGTGCGGGTACAGGAAGGCGGTGCCGGGCGCGCCGGGCACCGCGAACGGCCAGTCCTCGATCGGCGCCGGCTCGAACTCCGGCCGGGCTGCGAGAAACCCGGCCACGACCTCGGGCCCCTCTTCGGGCTCGATCGTGCAGACGCTGTAGACGAGCCGGCCTCCCGGCCGCACCGCTCCCGCCGCGCCGGCCAGCAGGCGGCGCTGCCGCTCCGCGACCGCCGCGAGATCCCCCGCGCGCACCCGCCAGCGAATCTCGGGCCGGCGCCGGAGCACTCCCAGGCCCGAGCACGGGGCGTCGACCAAGACGCGGTCCGCCGCCGCGCGATACCGTTCGCCGAGCGTGGCGGCGTCGAGCACGGCCGGCTCGACGCAGGTGACCCCGAGGCGCGCGCACTGCCGCGTCACCGTCTCCAGTTTCTGCGGCAGGACGTCGAAAGCAAGCACGCGGCCCCGGTTCTCCATCAGCGCGGCAAGGTGCGTCGTCTTGCCGCCGGGCGCCGCGCAGGCGTCGATGACGGTTTCCCCCGGTTGCGGCGCGACGAGCCGCGCGACGAGCATCGAGCCCTCGTCTTGCGGCGTGACGAGTCCCGCGGCGTGCGCCCGCTCCCTCGCCTCGCCCGCCCCCGCCGTGATCCGCCGGGCTTCCGGCAGCCGCTCCGAGGCCAGCGTCTCCAGGCCGAGCGCCCGCACGCGGGCGTCGAGCTCATGGATCGGTCCGCGCAGCGTGTTGAGCCGGACCCAGGACGGCGGCGTCTCGTTGTCCGACGCGCACAGCGCCCGGGCCTCCTCGGGACCGAAGCGCGCGAGCCAGCGCGCGACGAGCCATTCGGGATGGGACCACCGGACCGCGATCGCCTCCGCGGTGTCGGCGGGCGCCGGCCACGCCGGCGGCGACGCCGCGAGCCGGCGCATCACCGCATTCACGAGCGAGACGGTGCCCCGGTGGCCGACGCGCCGCGCGAGCTCGACCGTCTCATCGCAGGCCGCCCGCGCGGGGACGCGCGATAGAAAGGCGAGCTGATAAGCGCCGAGTCGAAGAACCTCGCGAATGCGCGGCGGCAGACTGTCGAGGCGGCGGTGGAGAGCCTGCCCGAGCGCCCAGTCGACCTGGGCCCGGTGGCGCAGCGTACCGTAAACGAGCTCAGTGGCGAAGGCTTCGTCGGCCGGCGCGAGGTCGGCGCGGTTCAGCGCCGCGCGGAGCGCCGGCCCGGTCCAGGCCCGGTCGGCGTCGACGCGATGCAGAACCTCCAAGGCCACCTCTCGGGCGGTGCGGCGACGGTCCATGCGGACGGCGGGACGCGACGCGGCGGCATCACTCCTCCCGCCGCGACACGTTCATGAGAACCAGCAGGCGGACGAGTTCGAGGATCGCCGTGGCCGCGGCCGCGACGTAGGTCAGTGCCGCGGCGCCGAGCACGGAGCGAACGCCGCGCAACTCGTCGTCGGCCACGAGATGTCCCGACGCCAGCACCCGCAGCGCCCGGCGGCTCGCGTCGAATTCGACCGGCAGCGTGATCAGCGTGAAGGCGACGAACGCGCTGAAGATCAGCACGCCGAGCTGCATGAGCGTCCCGGAATGGAAGAAGAAGCCCATCAGGAAAATCGGCCACGCGAGCCACGACCCGAACTGTGTTACGGGCACGATCGCCGACCGCAGGGCGAGCGGCCCGTAGTTCTCGGCGTGCTGGAGGGCGTGCCCCGACTCGTGGGCCGCGACCCCGACCGACGCCACCGACGCCCCGTTGTACACATCGGGCGACAGCCGCAGGACGCGCGTCCGGGGATCGTAGTTGTCGCTGAGCGTCCCGTCGATCTGTTCGATCTGCACGCCGGAGAGGCCGTGGCTACGGAGAATCTCCGCCGCCGCCGCCGCGCCGGTCAGGCCGCTCGAGACCGGCACCTGACTGTACTTCGCGTACGTCGACTTGACCCGCAACTGCGCGTACAGCGCGAGCAGGATCGCCGGCAGGACGATGATATAGGTGGGATCCCAAAAGAACATGCACTGACACCCCCGACTCCCAACATTTTAGCACAGGCCGGGCCCCGCTCCGCTCAGGCCGGCCGCCCGCGGCCCGCCCCGAGCACGAGCCCCGGCGCCACCGCGCGTCCGCGCGCGTAGGCCGCGGCGCTCATCCTCCGCCCCGCCGCGGGCTGGACCTCGTACACTCGCACGATTCCGTCTCCGGCCGCCACCGTGAACGGCGCCCCTTCCGCGGCCGGCACCTCGAGCACGGTACCGGCCGGTGCGGGGTTCGCGGCCGGCGTGCGGTCCGCGGGCGAAGCCCGCCAGATCTTGAGTTCCTGGTCCTTCATATAGGTAAACGCTCCCGGCCACGGATCGCACGCCCGGATCAGGTTGACGGTCGTCCGGGCGGGCCGAGCCCAGTCGATCTCGCCCTCTTCGCGGATGAGCCGGGGCGCCCAGGTCGCCTGCGCGCCGTCCTGCGGCGCCCGCGGGGCCCGGCCGGCCTCGATGAGCGGCAGCGCCTCCGCGAGCAGCGCGGCCCCCTCCTCCGCCAGCCGCGCGGTCAGCGTCCGCGTCGTGTCGTCCGGCGCGACCCGCACCGTCTTCTGTAGTATCACGTCGCCCGCATCCAGTTCCTCAGACAGGTACAGAATCGTCACGCCCGTCTCCGTATCGCCCGCCGCGATCGCGCGCGCGACAGGCGCCGCACCCCGATACCGCGGCAGCAGCGACGGATGCACGTTCACGATGCCGCGCGGAGGAATCGCGAGCACCTCGGGCGGCACGATACGGCCGTAGGCGACCAGCACGCCGGCGTCGGGAGCGAGCGCGCGCAGACGCGCGAGAAACGCCGGGTCGCGCAGCGAGACGGGCTGCAACACCTCGAGCGCGTACTCGTTCGCGGCCCGGGCGACGGGCGGCGGCTCGACGCGCAGGCCGCGGCCGCGCGGCTTGTCCGCGCGCGTGACGACGGCGACCACCTCGCCCTCCGCGAGCACCGCGTCGAGCGAGGCGACGGCGAACTCGGGCGTGCCGAAGAAGACGATCTTCACGGCGCCGCATCCCCCGAGACCTGGATGTCCGCCGCGGAGGCGGCGCTCTCCGGCGCGACCTCCGTCGCCTCCCCGCCGGCCTGCCGCAGTGTCTTGGGGTCACGGACGCGGTCGGTGAACAGAACGCCGTCGAGGTGATCGATCTCGTGCTGCACCACCCGCGCGAGCAACCCCTGCGCGTCGACCGTGATGTAGCGGCTGCGGCGGTTGCGTGCCCGGACCACGACGCGCGCCGACCGCGGTACGTCGCCGAGCAGGCCGGGGATGCTGAGGCACGCCTCGGTGCCGACGACCTCGCCCTCCTGTTTGAGGATCTCGGGGTCGACCAGCGCGAGGCGCCGATCCTGTGCCTCGATCACGATCACACGCCGTCCGACCCCGACCTGCGGCGCGGCGAGCCCGACCCCACGGGCGTGGCGCAGCGTCTCGAACATTTCGTCGATGAGCATCCGCACCTCGCGCGTGATCGCGCGCACCGGCTGCGCGCGCCGGCGCAGGATGCCGCCGCGGGGGCTGTCCACGGTGACGATCTCGAGGGCGCGGGCGGGCCCGCGGCCGGCCATCATACGAGGTCCAGCGGATCGACGTCGACGACGAGCCGCGCCCCCGGCGGGGTCGCGGTCTCCGCCAGCACCGCGCGCGCGCCGTCGCGCGCGGCGGCCGGATCCCGGGCGCGCAGCACGATCTGCACGCGCCGGCCGTCGGATCCGCGGAGCGCCGAAGGACCGAGCACGTCGAGGCCGTGCGCCCGGCCCGCGGCGGTGACGCGTTCGGCGAGCGCGCGCGCCGGCGCTGGGGCCGGCGCCTCGGCGATGACGCGGACGAGGCGCGAAAACGGCGGGTACCCGAACTCGCGCCGCACCGCGAGCTCCGCCTCGTAGAACGCGGCGTCCTGTCCGCTCGCGATCGCGCGCAGCGCGGGGTGATCCGGCACGCGGGTCTGGAGCACCACCTCGGCCGCGGGCCCCGCCCCGGGCCGCGCGGCGGGCAGCTCGACGGCCGCGCGGAGACGCTGCAGCGTGCGCTCGGCGGCGCGGAAATCCGGCAGGTATAGCGTGCCGTCCGCGTCGACCACCCCGGCGAGCGTCGGGCGTACGCGGTGCGCGCGCAGCTGCATCACCGTCCCGACCAGCAGCCGGAGGCGTCCGGCGGCGAAATCGCGCGCCACCCGCGCCGCGTCGCGCCCCGTTTCCGCGTCGAGGCGCGCAATGCGCAACGCGGGAAAGAGGCGCCGCACGACCTCTTCGATGCGCTTGGTCCCGGCGCCGACGCCGCGCAGATCGACGCCGCGGCACCGAGGGCAGACGTCTGGGGCGCGCGCGGACCGCCCGCAGATGCGGCACCGGATCGTCCCCTCCTCGCGGTCGTAGGCCATCGCGACGTCGCACGCCGGGCAGCCCACCGCGGCGCCGCACTCCCGGCAGAGCAGGATGCGGGCGTAGCCGGTCTGCGGGACCGCGAGCGCGACCGCTCCGCGCGCGCGCAGATGGCGTGTGATCGCCTGCACCAGCTCACGGCTCAGGTACCCGATGTGGCCGCGCCGCTGCTCGGCGCGCATATCGACGACGGTCACACGCGGGCTCGGGGCGCGCGGCGGCGGATGAATCGCGGCGAGGGTGCCCGCCGCGGCGTCGGCATACGACTCCACCGACGGCGCCGCCGAGCCGAGGACGAGCCGAGCACCTTCGAGGCGCGCGCGGCGCCGGGCGACGTCGCGCGCGTGATAGCGGGGCGCCGCGTCCGACTTGTACGCTTCACTCTGCTCATCGTCTACGACGAGCAGCCGGACGCGCCGCAGCGGCGCAAAGAGCGCGGAGCGCGTTCCGGCGACGATGTCGACCGCGTCCGCCCGGATGCGGTCCCAGACCGCGCGCCGGTCGCGCGGCGCAAGGCCCGAGTGCAGTATGCCGACGGCCCCCGCCCGCCCGAGACGCTCCGCAGCAGCCGGCACGTCCGCAATCTCCGGCACCAGGACGAGCGCGCGGCCGCCGCCCCGCACCGCCTCCGCGACCGCGGCCACGATCCAGTTCCATCGCGTCTCGGCCCCGCCGCAGAGCAGCGCGTCGGGCGCCCGGCGCGGCCCGCCGCGGTCCGGACGCGGCCCCCCGGCGCCGTCGATCGGCGGACGTGGCGCGTCGAGCACGTGGACCAGTCCCGCGGCGGCGAGCCGCCGCAGCACCGGCCCGCCGCCGCGGCAAACAAGATCGGCCGCGGGCACCCCGGAAGGTACGGCGGAAACGGCGGCGAGCATCGCGGCCTGGCGCCGGCCAAGCCGCGGCGGCACCGGCAGCGCCGCGTTGCGCACGACGGTCCGCGGGCGGGACGGCGGCGGCTGGCGGAACACCTCGGGCGGCACAAGGCACTCCACGGCGGCGCGCAGCGGCGACAGCGTCTCCCCGGCCACCTCACGCGCCAGCACAATCAGCGTCTCCGGAAACATCGGGGCATCGTCGGGCAAATCGAGCACGTCGCGCATCGCACGCGCGCCGTCCTCCGTACTCGGTCCGCACGGCCGGACCGCCAGCACGAACCCGAGGACCCGCCGCGCGCCGAGCGGCACCACGGCTCGCACGCCCGCCGCGGCAAACGGTCGCAGGACGGGCGGCACGCGGTACGTCAGCGGGCGGTCGGCCAGCCGGGCCGCGCCGGTCACGAGCACGTCGGCGCACAGATCCTCGCCGGCATCCATACCCCGGATGCCCGCCGGCGTGAACGCCATGTCCGCCGTCCTCCTCAGCGCGCCTCGGCCAGGATCGCGGCGACGGCCTCGACGATCGCCTCCGGCTCTGTCATCCGTCCGAGTCCGACCTGGCCCGACGCGAGCACACCGCGCTCGGGGCCCACCACGTGCACACCCCGGGCGCGAAGCCGCGCGAGATTCTCCTGCACCGCGGCCGCCTGGGCCATCGCGTCGCTCATCGCCGGCGCGACCACGACCGGAGCGCGGGTCGCCAGCACGGTCGCGGAGACCGGATCGTCGCCGAACCCGCCGGCGAGCCGCGCCAGCATATCCGCGGTGGCCGGGGCGACGAGCACCAGGTCGGCGCGCCCGCCGAGGGCGACGTGCGGCTCGTCCCACGGCACGTCCCCGGTCCACATGCCGCTCACCACGGGCTGCTGCGACAGCGCGCGGAAAGTGAGCGGCGTGACGAACTGCGCCGCGGCGGGCGTCATCACGACGAACACCTCCGCACCGCGCTCGCGCAGGCGCCGCACGATCACCGCGGCCTTGTAGGCGGCGATGCTGCCCGTCACGCCGAGGACGACGGCCCGGCCCCGCAGCGGATCCGCCATCTACGCGGGGCGGCCGGACCGCGCGCCGCGCAAGGCGCGCGCGAGTCCGGCGATCGCGTGGGTGATGTCCTCGGGCCCCCACAGCGACGTGTCGAGGATGAGATGGTAGCGCGTGAGATCGCCGAAATCGATCTTGTACAGCGCGGCGTAGCGCCGCCGCTCGCAGTTTTCGCGCTCCTCGATGTCCGCGCGCGCCGCGTCCGCGGCCATCCCGTCCCGCGCGGCGACGCGCTTCGCGCGGACGTCGAGGGGCGCGCGCAGCCAGACCCGTACGTCGCCGTCGATCAGCCAGCCGCTCAGCCGGCTTTCGACGACGATGTCTCCGCCGCGCGCCTCCGTGACCTGCGTCTCGTCGATCATGCGGTCGATCGCCGGATCACGCTCGGCGAGGCGTCCGAGCTCGGCGAGACTCGCGCCGCGCCGGCGTGCCTCCTGGCGGAAGGTCTCCCCGCTGGAGATATAGCGCAGCCCCAGCGCCCGCGCCAGCGCACGGGCCACGGTGCTCTTGCCCGCCCCGACTTCGCCGCTGACCGTGACGATCATGCGCCGGCCACCGGCTCCTCCTCTTCCATCTCCTCGTCCTCGTCCTCGACGGCTTCCTTGCTCGTGAACCGGTGCGCCACGGTCTCGGGCTGCACCGCCGAGAGGACGACGTGGCCGCTGTCGGTGATCACGACGGCGCGCGTCCTCCGGCCGTACGTCGCGTCGATGAGGATGCCCTTGTCGCGGGCCTCCTGGATGATCCGTTTGATCGGCGCGGAATCCGGGCTGACGATGGCGATGATGCGGCTGGCCGCCACGATGTTGCCGAACCCGATATTGATGAGCCGCGTGTCCATGGCGCGCCGTCCTCCGGCAGTCACTCGACGTTCTGGATCTGTTCCCGCAGGCTCTCCAGCTCGCCCTTGATCGCGATCACGTGCCGCGTGATCTCGAGGTCGTTCGCCTTGCTGCCGATCGTGTTCGCCTCGCGGCCGATCTCCTGGACGATGAACTCGAGCGTCCGGCCGATCGCGCCCGCGTTTCCGAGCGTGGCTCGGAACTGCGCGAGGTGGCTGCTGAACCGCGTCAACTCCTCGGTGATGTCGGAGCGGTCCGCGAAGAGCGCCACTTCCGTCGCGAGCCGCCCGGGATCCACCGCGACCGCGCCGGCCAGCTCCTGCACGCGTCGCGCAAGGCGCGCGTGGTACTCCTCGACGACTTTGGGTGCCCGCGCCGCGATCGCCTGGGCGCGCCCCTCCATTCTGGCGATGCGCTCGGAGAGATCGGCGGCCAGGCGCGCCCCCTCGGCTTCCCGCATCGCGACCATCTTGTCGAGCGCGGCGCCCACTCCGCTTGCCAGAGCGGGCCAGGACGCCTCCACATCTTCCTTCTCTTCCTCGATCTTGACAAGGTCGGGCAGCGACAGCAGGAGCGGCAGGTCGACCGTCCCCGTGACCGGGAGCGCCCGCCGCAGCACGTCGAGGGCGGTCACGTACGCCTTCGCCAGTTCGACGTCCGTCTTGACGGTGCGCGGGCGACGGCCGTAGTCGTCCCGAACGAGGGCGACGTCGACCCGCCCCCGGAGTAGCCGGCTCTGGACGAGAGCCCGGACACGGTCCTCCAGGAGGGACAGGTCGCGGGGCATCCGGACGACCACTTCGAGGAACCGATGATTGACCGAGCGGACCTCGACCCCGTAGCGGCCCGCACCGGCGACCACTTCTCCGGCTCCGAATCCCGTCATGCTGCGCGCCACGGTCAGGAAGTCCGGCATGGCGCGGCGAATCTCCTTCTTGCTCGTCCGCACGCGTTCGGACGCGCTCTTTCGCCCAGGAGGAATGATCGGTGGCCACGGCTCCATCACCGGCCCTCGACGCGCTGTCGCTTGCCGCGATCGCGCAGGACCTGAAGGCGCAGGCCGGGCGGCGCTTGGGTGGCGTTCGCCAGCCCGACCCGCAAACAATTGTGATGGCGCTGCGCGACGGGCGGCGCTCGGACGAGGTCTTCTGCTCGATCCACCCGCGGGCGGCCCGCATTCACCTTGGCGCCCCGCGTATCCCCGGGGAACGGCTCGGATCCTTCGGACTCCTGTTGCGGAGCCGGCTCGTCGACGCGCGCCTGACCGGCGTGGAGCAACCCCCGTTCGAGCGCGTCCTATTCCTCGAGCTGGACACGCTCGACGGTCCCCACACGCTCGTCGCCGAAATCATGGGCCGCTATAGCAATCTCGTGCTCGTGCGCGGCACGGGCGCATCCGACGTCGTCGTAGGCGCGCTCAAAATCGTTACCGCGGAGATGTCCCGCCGGTCCGTCACGCCCGGAGGCCGGTACCGCCTCCCCCCGGCCGACCGGCCCCGCCCGGACGCGATCGACGCCGCCGCGCTCGCACCGATGCTCACGGGCGACCGGCCGGTGTGGCGCGCGCTTGCGCAAGGCGTGATGGGCCTCGGCCCGGTGCTCGCTCACGAGGCTGCCCTCCGCGCCGGGGTCGATCCGGACACGACCGCGGCGCAGGCCGCCGCGTCCGCCGCATCACTCGCCAACGCGATTCACGCTCTCGCCGCGGCCTTCCGCACGGCACCGTTGGCCCCGACGCTCTATCTCCGGAACGGAGAGCCCGCGGCGTTCGCGGCGCTGCCGCTTCGCGTCTACGCCTCGCTGGAAGCCGCGCCGGTCCCGACGATGAGCGACGCCGTCCGGCGTTACTACGAGTCCACGGCCGGCACCACCGTCCTCGAGGACCGGCGGCGCAGCCTTGCCGCGGCGGTCGCCGCGACGCTTCGCCACACAGAGCACGCCCTCGAGGCCAACCGCGCGGCGCTCG
Proteins encoded:
- the rlmN gene encoding 23S rRNA (adenine(2503)-C(2))-methyltransferase RlmN; protein product: MTRATADLRGLLLPELADLVRRLEGPAYRARQIARWVYGRGVEDISEMTDLPVAFRARLAEAARIGTLTVRRSTGAADGSATKLLAACGDGQTVECVLMRFDDGRRSACVSTQAGCAMGCAFCATGLGGFARNLTAAEVVGQALAIRARADRRLSNVVFMGMGEPLANYDATVRAARIMTAPWGLGIGVRHLTISTVGLVPQIRRLAAERLQITLAVSLHAPTDALRRRLVPVTERYPIAHLIAACRDYLAATGRRLTFEYVLIDGVNDGDAQARELGRLLRGLLCHVNVIPLNPVPGISLRRPPVERIRAFARVVRDAGIPITVRIERGTEIQAACGQLRLADGSGHASRWTPASMSSSPASPRSAGPPAEVGA
- the rsmB gene encoding 16S rRNA (cytosine(967)-C(5))-methyltransferase RsmB, producing the protein MDRRRTAREVALEVLHRVDADRAWTGPALRAALNRADLAPADEAFATELVYGTLRHRAQVDWALGQALHRRLDSLPPRIREVLRLGAYQLAFLSRVPARAACDETVELARRVGHRGTVSLVNAVMRRLAASPPAWPAPADTAEAIAVRWSHPEWLVARWLARFGPEEARALCASDNETPPSWVRLNTLRGPIHELDARVRALGLETLASERLPEARRITAGAGEARERAHAAGLVTPQDEGSMLVARLVAPQPGETVIDACAAPGGKTTHLAALMENRGRVLAFDVLPQKLETVTRQCARLGVTCVEPAVLDAATLGERYRAAADRVLVDAPCSGLGVLRRRPEIRWRVRAGDLAAVAERQRRLLAGAAGAVRPGGRLVYSVCTIEPEEGPEVVAGFLAARPEFEPAPIEDWPFAVPGAPGTAFLYPHHAGTDGFFVAALRRAS
- a CDS encoding zinc metallopeptidase, yielding MFFWDPTYIIVLPAILLALYAQLRVKSTYAKYSQVPVSSGLTGAAAAAEILRSHGLSGVQIEQIDGTLSDNYDPRTRVLRLSPDVYNGASVASVGVAAHESGHALQHAENYGPLALRSAIVPVTQFGSWLAWPIFLMGFFFHSGTLMQLGVLIFSAFVAFTLITLPVEFDASRRALRVLASGHLVADDELRGVRSVLGAAALTYVAAAATAILELVRLLVLMNVSRREE
- the fmt gene encoding methionyl-tRNA formyltransferase, whose product is MKIVFFGTPEFAVASLDAVLAEGEVVAVVTRADKPRGRGLRVEPPPVARAANEYALEVLQPVSLRDPAFLARLRALAPDAGVLVAYGRIVPPEVLAIPPRGIVNVHPSLLPRYRGAAPVARAIAAGDTETGVTILYLSEELDAGDVILQKTVRVAPDDTTRTLTARLAEEGAALLAEALPLIEAGRAPRAPQDGAQATWAPRLIREEGEIDWARPARTTVNLIRACDPWPGAFTYMKDQELKIWRASPADRTPAANPAPAGTVLEVPAAEGAPFTVAAGDGIVRVYEVQPAAGRRMSAAAYARGRAVAPGLVLGAGRGRPA
- the def gene encoding peptide deformylase; the encoded protein is MMAGRGPARALEIVTVDSPRGGILRRRAQPVRAITREVRMLIDEMFETLRHARGVGLAAPQVGVGRRVIVIEAQDRRLALVDPEILKQEGEVVGTEACLSIPGLLGDVPRSARVVVRARNRRSRYITVDAQGLLARVVQHEIDHLDGVLFTDRVRDPKTLRQAGGEATEVAPESAASAADIQVSGDAAP
- the priA gene encoding primosomal protein N' translates to MAFTPAGIRGMDAGEDLCADVLVTGAARLADRPLTYRVPPVLRPFAAAGVRAVVPLGARRVLGFVLAVRPCGPSTEDGARAMRDVLDLPDDAPMFPETLIVLAREVAGETLSPLRAAVECLVPPEVFRQPPPSRPRTVVRNAALPVPPRLGRRQAAMLAAVSAVPSGVPAADLVCRGGGPVLRRLAAAGLVHVLDAPRPPIDGAGGPRPDRGGPRRAPDALLCGGAETRWNWIVAAVAEAVRGGGRALVLVPEIADVPAAAERLGRAGAVGILHSGLAPRDRRAVWDRIRADAVDIVAGTRSALFAPLRRVRLLVVDDEQSEAYKSDAAPRYHARDVARRRARLEGARLVLGSAAPSVESYADAAAGTLAAIHPPPRAPSPRVTVVDMRAEQRRGHIGYLSRELVQAITRHLRARGAVALAVPQTGYARILLCRECGAAVGCPACDVAMAYDREEGTIRCRICGRSARAPDVCPRCRGVDLRGVGAGTKRIEEVVRRLFPALRIARLDAETGRDAARVARDFAAGRLRLLVGTVMQLRAHRVRPTLAGVVDADGTLYLPDFRAAERTLQRLRAAVELPAARPGAGPAAEVVLQTRVPDHPALRAIASGQDAAFYEAELAVRREFGYPPFSRLVRVIAEAPAPAPARALAERVTAAGRAHGLDVLGPSALRGSDGRRVQIVLRARDPAAARDGARAVLAETATPPGARLVVDVDPLDLV
- a CDS encoding flavoprotein; the protein is MADPLRGRAVVLGVTGSIAAYKAAVIVRRLRERGAEVFVVMTPAAAQFVTPLTFRALSQQPVVSGMWTGDVPWDEPHVALGGRADLVLVAPATADMLARLAGGFGDDPVSATVLATRAPVVVAPAMSDAMAQAAAVQENLARLRARGVHVVGPERGVLASGQVGLGRMTEPEAIVEAVAAILAEAR
- a CDS encoding cytidylate kinase family protein, with product MIVTVSGEVGAGKSTVARALARALGLRYISSGETFRQEARRRGASLAELGRLAERDPAIDRMIDETQVTEARGGDIVVESRLSGWLIDGDVRVWLRAPLDVRAKRVAARDGMAADAARADIEERENCERRRYAALYKIDFGDLTRYHLILDTSLWGPEDITHAIAGLARALRGARSGRPA
- a CDS encoding DUF370 domain-containing protein; this translates as MDTRLINIGFGNIVAASRIIAIVSPDSAPIKRIIQEARDKGILIDATYGRRTRAVVITDSGHVVLSAVQPETVAHRFTSKEAVEDEDEEMEEEEPVAGA
- a CDS encoding YicC/YloC family endoribonuclease, with the translated sequence MRTSKKEIRRAMPDFLTVARSMTGFGAGEVVAGAGRYGVEVRSVNHRFLEVVVRMPRDLSLLEDRVRALVQSRLLRGRVDVALVRDDYGRRPRTVKTDVELAKAYVTALDVLRRALPVTGTVDLPLLLSLPDLVKIEEEKEDVEASWPALASGVGAALDKMVAMREAEGARLAADLSERIARMEGRAQAIAARAPKVVEEYHARLARRVQELAGAVAVDPGRLATEVALFADRSDITEELTRFSSHLAQFRATLGNAGAIGRTLEFIVQEIGREANTIGSKANDLEITRHVIAIKGELESLREQIQNVE
- a CDS encoding NFACT family protein, with the translated sequence MATAPSPALDALSLAAIAQDLKAQAGRRLGGVRQPDPQTIVMALRDGRRSDEVFCSIHPRAARIHLGAPRIPGERLGSFGLLLRSRLVDARLTGVEQPPFERVLFLELDTLDGPHTLVAEIMGRYSNLVLVRGTGASDVVVGALKIVTAEMSRRSVTPGGRYRLPPADRPRPDAIDAAALAPMLTGDRPVWRALAQGVMGLGPVLAHEAALRAGVDPDTTAAQAAASAASLANAIHALAAAFRTAPLAPTLYLRNGEPAAFAALPLRVYASLEAAPVPTMSDAVRRYYESTAGTTVLEDRRRSLAAAVAATLRHTEHALEANRAALAESEAAERFRAFGDLLLTYGREVPPGAASVKVPDYTAAGAEVEIPLDRALSPVENAQRYFRRYAKARASASAVPSRIRTLENAALALREAQVQIDTAATGDDLYEVHTDLVARRLVRRPPRTRPVTHAGPRRFEGPDGAVIIAGRSSREN